A window from Gossypium raimondii isolate GPD5lz chromosome 7, ASM2569854v1, whole genome shotgun sequence encodes these proteins:
- the LOC105786798 gene encoding bark storage protein A, translated as MMGLSLKMVLFVHVLVVLGFGINGVYGLLSSSTLRNIDSINMEGPYLGIIVPNSFEMNPLLQTGSFLEDHKMPYLDFAGRRFRIGRLENERVIIVMTGLSMLNAGIATQLLITLFKVKGILHYGIAGNANPQLQIGDVTIPQFWAHTGLWNWQRYGDGPEDELALESNGDYTREIGYLRFSDYYNGTNCNNSSDNLLNNVWYQPEEIFPRNGVPEQRQHAFWVPVNKHYFAIAERVQGLRLGGCVNGTCLPRPPRVVRVQRGISSNIFVDNKAYREFLNSKFNATAIDMETAAVALVCHQQNMPFIAFRSLSDLAGGGSALSNEAASFATLAAQNAVDVLLRFISLLSS; from the exons ATGATGGGGTTGAGCTTGAAAATGGTGTTGTTTGTTCATGTTCTTGTTGTTTTAGGGTTTGGTATCAATGGAGTTTATGGATTATTATCTTCTTCTACCTTGAGAAATATTGATAGCATAAACATGGAAGGGCCATATTTAGGTATAATAGTGCCAAATTCCTTTGAGATGAATCCTTTGTTGCAAACTGGCAGCTTTCTGGAAGATCATAAGATGCCTTACTTGGATTTTGCAG GGAGAAGGTTTCGAATAGGTCGGTTGGAAAATGAAAGGGTTATTATTGTTATGACAGGGTTGAGCATG CTAAATGCAGGGATAGCTACACAATTGCTAATTACTTTATTCAAGGTGAAAGGAATTTTGCACTATGGAATAGCAGGAAATGCAAATCCACAGCTTCAAATTGGAGATGTGACAATCCCTCAGTTTTGGGCTCATACAGGTCTTTGGAATTGGCAG aggTATGGGGATGGACCTGAGGATGAGCTAGCTTTAGAATCAAATGGAGACTACACCAGAGAAATTGGTTACCTTAGGTTTTCTGATTACTACAATGGCACAAATTGCAACAATTCTTCAGACAATTTGCTCAACAATGTTTGGTATCAACCTGAAGAAATATTCCCAAGAAATGGGGTTCCAGAGCAAAGGCAACATGCATTTTGGGTTCCAGTTAACAAGCATTACTTTGCCATTGCAGAAAGAGTTCAg GGTTTGAGGCTTGGTGGTTGTGTGAATGGAACTTGCTTACCAAGACCACCAAGGGTAGTGAGAGTACAAAGAGGGATCAGCTCCAACATCTTTGTCGACAATAAAGCATACCGTGAGTTCTTGAACTCCAAGTTCAATGCAACAGCAATCGACATGGAGACAGCTGCGGTAGCCCTTGTTTGTCACCAACAAAACATGCCTTTTATTGCATTTAGGTCCCTGTCTGATTTAGCTGGTGGGGGTTCTGCCTTGTCTAATGAAGCTGCTTCATTTGCCACTTTGGCTGCTCAAAATGCTGTTGATGTTCTACTTAGGTTCATTTCCCTATTATCttcataa
- the LOC105786731 gene encoding cyclin-dependent kinase F-1, with the protein MEQPLPKSWSIHTRPEIIAKYQILERVGSGAYSDVYRARRLSDDLIVALKEVHDYQSAFREIEALQMLRNCPNVVVLHEYFWREDEDAVLVLEFLRTDLSAVIRDAKKKEGGVRVGEVKRWMLQILCGVDACHRNMIVHRDLKPGNLLVSDDGVLKLADFGQARILMESGFDGDNNQQVPVEQNIGYQEYVPPPLVTVPDAHSLPNQGCNNQAEEVTNREEYLRQLVELKAKRHAMDEADKETNTNDGYSSCLATGTISDIDDDPLKSSYSYEAEEGGDDRTGALTSCVGTRWFRAPELLYGSINYGLEVDLWSLGCIFSELLTLEPLFPGVSDIDQLGRIINVLGNLTEEVWPSCSKLPDYRTISFAKIENPVSLEACLPNRSPDEISIVKRLVCYNPANRATAMELLNDKYFNEEPLPLPVSELHVPLTKNDHDEDSPGGWNDYDGMGSDSDFDDFGPFNVKTTSSGFSIQFS; encoded by the exons atggagcaACCATTACCAAAGAGCTGGAGCATCCATACCCGACCCGAGATCATCGCCAAGTACCAGATCCTGGAGCGCGTGGGTTCAGGCGCTTACTCCGACGTCTACAGGGCGCGTCGTCTCTCCGACGACCTCATCGTCGCCCTCAAGGAAGTCCACGACTACCAATCGGCGTTCCGCGAAATCGAGGCCTTGCAAATGCTTCGGAACTGCCCAAACGTCGTCGTCCTGCACGAGTATTTTTGGCGGGAAGACGAGGACGCCGTGCTCGTCTTGGAGTTCTTGAGGACCGATTTGTCGGCGGTCATCCGCGACGCGAAAAAAAAGGAAGGCGGGGTCCGAGTCGGTGAAGTTAAAAGGTGGATGCTTCAGATTTTGTGCGGTGTCGATGCGTGTCATCGGAATATGATCGTTCATCGGGATTTAAAGCCCGGTAATCTGTTAGTTTCCGATGACGGTGTTCTTAAGTTAGCCGATTTTGGTCAG GCAAGGATACTCATGGAATCTGGATTCGATGGTGACAATAACCAACAAGTGCCGGTTGAGCAAAACATAGGATATCAGGAATACGTACCTCCACCACTAGTCACAGTCCCTGATGCTCACAGTTTGCCAAATCAAGGATGTAATAACCAAGCAGAGGAAGTTACGAATAGAGAAGAATATCTTAGACAGTTAGTTGAGCTTAAAGCAAAACGACATGCCATGGATGAAGCTGACAAGGAAACAAATACTAATGACGGATACTCATCTTGTCTTGCAACGGGTACGATAAGTGACATTGACGACGATCCTCTCAAGAGTTCTTACTCATACGAGGCCGAAGAGGGTGGGGATGACAGAACTGGTGCTCTCACATCTTGTGTTGGTACTCGCTGGTTCAGAGCCCCGGAACTACTCTATGGCTCGATAAACTATGGACTAGAGGTGGATTTGTGGTCATTGGGTTGCATTTTCTCAGAGCTCCTAACCCTTGAGCCGCTTTTTCCTGGGGTTTCTGACATCGATCAGCTTGGCAGAATCATCAATGTTTTAGGGAACTTAACCGAAGAAGTCTGGCCAAGCTGTTCTAAACTTCCCGATTACAGAACCATTTCTTTTGCCAAGATCGAAAACCCAGTCAGTTTAGAAGCTTGCTTACCCAACAGGTCTCCGGATGAAATCTCTATTGTCAAAAGACTTGTTTGTTATAACCCAGCTAATCGAGCTACTGCAATGGAACTGCTGAATGACAAGTATTTCAATGAAGAACCTCTTCCACTTCCTGTTTCCGAGCTGCATGTACCTCTCACAAAGAATGACCATGATGAAGATTCACCCGGTGGGTGGAACGATTATGACGGCATGGGATCTGACTCCGATTTCGACGATTTCGGACCTTTTAATGTCAAGACCACCAGCAGTGGTTTCTCTATACAATTCTCTTGA
- the LOC105786665 gene encoding protein tesmin/TSO1-like CXC 5: protein MGKEEGGGEIPPKMVQSDTADFPSKKLARQLDFTAGFGGVSSGSVNLPEHPQSTQRIGVASPSAAVTVQQQQIKPPTVVAAAVPVVAAQHPPLTTASTRVVKPESPKAKPRPNELKDGTPKKQKQCNCKHSRCLKLYCECFASGTYCDGCNCVNCYNNVDNEAARRDAIEATLERNPNAFRPKIASSPHGARDSREEAGEVLMLAKHNKGCHCKKSGCLKKYCECFQANILCSENCKCMDCKNFEGSEERQALFHGDHANNMAYIQQAANAAITGAIGSSGYASTPVSKKRKVQDLFFGSTAKDPSVHRLGNFPQPHHIRASAPASSLSSVPASRAGTTAAVGPSKFTYRSLLADIIQKQDLKELCSVLVVLSGEVAKTLSDQRILTDKRAEDHAETSIASSTQDRLQNQKDSDAEKTTADDCSSANQADKAGPEESSSDGADMPKGRPMSPGTLALMCDEQDTMFMASASPNRIMGHGCSTSSQLPYEQGMTEIYAEQERIVLTKFRDCLNRLITFGEIKETQCSSLARTEIGSQRVHPSNGTETVRTETRNQQGSTTNGVAKNASPPTVKTSPMTASVITASNNDLPRGPSHPENGDAKSKSEKTDVKTINAADNRPKV from the exons aTGGGGAAAGAAGAAGGAGGAGGTGAAATCCCGCCAAAAATGGTGCAGTCTGATACGGCGGATTTTCCTTCTAAGAAGCTAGCGAGGCAGCTCGATTTCACGGCCGGTTTTGGCGGGGTTTCTTCTGGAAGTGTTAATTTGCCGGAGCACCCGCAATCTACACAAAGGATAGGTGTGGCTTCGCCTTCGGCTGCAGTTACTGTGCAACAGCAACAGATAAAGCCGCCGACGGTGGTGGCGGCGGCTGTCCCTGTTGTCGCCGCGCAACATCCTCCTCTTACTACTGCTTCGACCAGAGTTGT AAAACCGGAATCCCCCAAAGCTAAACCAAGACCAAATGAACTAAAAGATGGCACTCCAAAGAAGCAGAAGCAATGTAATTGTAAACATTCTCGGTGTCTGAAACT GTACTGTGAGTGCTTTGCATCTGGCACATATTGTGATGGGTGCAACTGTGTTAATTGTTATAACAATGTTGATAATGAAGCTGCTAGACGAGATGCTATTGAAGCGACTTTGGAGCGTAATCCAAATGCATTCAGACCAAAAATTGCTAGCAGCCCACATGGTGCACGGGATAGCAGG gaAGAGGCTGGGGAAGTTTTAATGTTGGCAAAGCACAACAAAGGATGCCATTGTAAGAAATCTGGGTGCCTTAAAAAGTACTGTGAGTGTTTCCAAGCTAACATTCTTTGCTCCGAAAACTGCAAATGCATGGACTgcaaaaattttgaaggaagTGAAGAGAGACAGGCTCTATTTCACGGTGACCATGCCAACAATATGGCATATATTCAACAGGCAGCAAATGCTGCCATAACTGGAGCTATTGGGTCCTCTGGTTATGCATCCACTCCAGTGTCTAAGAAGAGAAAAGTTCAGGACCTGTTCTTTGGGTCAACTGCCAAGGATCCATCTGTTCACCGGCTTGGAAACTTTCCACAG CCTCATCATATCAGAGCTTCTGCACCCGCCTCCTCCCTGTCTTCTGTACCAGCTTCTCGTGCTGGTACAACTGCTGCAGTAGGCCCTTCGAAATTCACATATAG GTCTCTGTTAGCAGACATCATTCAGAAGCAGGACTTGAAGGAGCTTTGCTCTGTTTTGGTAGTCCTATCTGGAGAAGTTGCCAAGACACTTTCAG ATCAGAGAATTTTGACCGATAAACGGGCAGAAGATCATGCAGAAACTTCCATTGCTTCATCCACTCAAGACAGGCTGCAAAACCAGAAGGATTCTGATGCTGAGAAAACCACGGCTGATGATTGTTCAAGTGCTAACCAGGCTGATAAAGCTGGCCCTGAAGAATCCAGCTCGGATGGTGCTGATATGCCAAAGGGAAGACCTATGTCTCCAGGAACTTTGGCATTAATGTGTGACGAACAAGATACAATGTTCATGGCCTCTGCTTCTCCTAATAGGATCATGGGCCATGGTTGCAGCACATCTTCACAATTGCCTTATGAACAGGGCATGACCGAGATCTATGCAGAGCAGGAAAGAATTGTTTTGACGAAATTCCGAGATTGTCTCAATAGGCTTATCACTTTCGGAGAAATAAAGG AAACTCAATGTTCGTCATTAGCACGAACGGAGATAGGTAGTCAAAGAGTTCACCCCAGCAATGGAACCGAAACAGTCAGAACTGAGACCAGGAATCAACAAGGATCCACTACCAATGGAGTTGCAAAAAATGCAAGTCCACCGACAGTCAAGACATCTCCGATGACTGCTTCAGTGATCACCGCCAGTAACAATGATCTCCCTAGAGGTCCATCTCATCCTGAAAATGGGGATGCTAAATCAAAATCCGAGAAAACAGATGTAAAGACCATAAATGCTGCTGACAATCGACCCAAGGTATGA